The sequence atGTGAAATATATACAACGGTATAATAAAAAAGCATGTGTTAGACAAATTTTAACTTAGTAACtgtacttttctttttatttccaCAGCCTCAGTTCACCGAGCCCCACTCACAGTCCCAAAGACTCAGTCAGCCTATCAGACGTGAAGGCAGGACTGTTAGACACTTTATGCAGGGAGAAAACCATTAAGTCAGGTATTGATCCATTTCAATCAATCATCTGGACATTGATGGTCTTGTCCACATACAACAGTGTTGATCTATCCCTGTTAACCATTAGAGGACACAGTGAAATTGGCCCTGTGTGACCAGGCCATTGTCTCAGGGCATGATGGTCCAGCTGGTGACTTCACCTGGGAGGACAAACTGTGTGAGCAGCAGGAGCAGCTGGAGAGGGAGATGCAGGAGGCACGGAAAATGGTGTCCAGCCTACAGGTGACACTAACATATATTATCACCTAATTTAGTCTGTATCGCTTCAAGAGAGCTTATGGCTCGTAACAGATGGTTCCGTGTGTTTTGTAGGCTCTTCTTCTGCACGGTTCATTACCTGAGGATGAGCAGGAGGTGTCGCTTAGTCTGGGTGAGGGAGTTGAAAATGCGGAGCAGCAACTGGTGCGtatctttatttctgtcacatttGTGTTTTACCCCAAATTGGCCCCTTTTTCTTCCATATCCTGCATATCCCTCCCTCTTGATAATATGTGACTTCCTATgcccctccctccctccatcGCTCTCATTCTCTCCTGCTCTTTCACTAAGCTCTGTCAGGGCAGATCATGTTACTCTCACGGTGAACTTTGCTTTGTTTGTGGGAGAGACGCAGGTATCCGTTTCCTCCCTTCTCTCCTACAATGTCTGTTTCCCTCTTCTAGTTCTTCACTTTTTTATATAAGGTTGTCGTGTGAACTCGTTCGTTCTGTGTTTAGTGTAATATGTGTGCTGTAGTTATGGTGGTTTTGTTCTGAAGCAGCAAAATCCCTCTGTTGTTGTGCTACAGGTTGTAATACGAAGTCGTCTGGACCAGAGTATGGAGGAGAGTCAAGATCTAAAGGTCTGCtttcacattattatttttctaagtTTTGTACAATTTAAGTGTGGCACATATGAGATGTTTAGATTTTGCAGTAGggagcaaaataaataaatcaaagaatatgtataatataaatattacataaatatataatataataccattcaaaagtttggggtcagtaagattttggaaagaaattaatacttttattcaacaaaatattAGTTCTGCTGGAAACACAGTGTAACATATTACTTTTCCATCTCTGGACTGTGTTTTCATGTATTTTTGAAtatgatttcatttttggtttgatTTGACAGAATAAACTATGTGGTCACTTATTGATGGGCTGATCTTGTCAAGTCCTgatgatatttttaaaacagtctctggagttattttattttaacatgtattttatttatgtgcAGAGGGAGCTATTGAGGTTCAAACAGGAGGCTCGCAACCTGCAAGGAGTGAAAGTGAGTCTTACTCATCTCCAAACTCCACACAGACTGTAAAATAAGACCCTCACACGTGAAAGCATAAGGCAGAGCAAGTTAGATATGTTGAGGTTGTAATTAACCCTTTACTGTTTCATTAGGATGCTCTTCAGCAGCGTATGGCTGTGCAGGAATCCTCAGTCCTGCAGCTCAAACAGGAACTCCTGCGCACCGGTATGGCCAAAGATGAGCTGGCAGGACAAAATGTGAGTGCATTTGTCTTCATGCTATGCATATTAAATTCTCTTCAGTTCTGAGACCAGTTGTCAAGTAATATCTCTGTATATCTTCTCAGGCTGAGCTACAGAGGAAGCTAGAGGAGAGGAGCAGAATTCtcagtgaatataaggcatGTTTTGTATCGCTTTTTTATAGTGATATCCAAAGTATAATGTTTATCACAAAACATTACCATAATATATGGTATTTATTCTAATTCTATgaattttactgtgtttttgtttgttttttatataataatatagtgTTTTCTAGTTTTATTGGCGATTATTTAGTGTTAATTCATCAATTTAATGTTGTAACCTTAATTGAGATtctctttgtttttttggccagatagtatttatttgctctgattgtttaataaataaataaattgaaccATTATCTGGTATTTATACATTTAGAAAGTTATTATCTAAATACTGAAATATGCTTTTTCCTCaccccttaaagggttagttcacccaaaaatgaaaatcatgtcatttattactcacactcatgctgttccacacccgtaagaccttcgttcatcttcagaacacaaattaagatatttttgatgaaatccgatcatagccagcaatgacatttcctctctcaagatccattaatgtactaaaaacatatatttaaatcagttcatgtgattacagtggttaaatattaatattataaagcgacgagaatatttttaatgcaccaaaaaaacaaaataacgacttatatagtgatggccgatttcaaaacactgcttcatgaagcttcgaagcattatgaatcttttgtgtcgaatcagcggttcggagcaccaaagtcatgtgagtTTGGCGGTTTAACACGCGATCAGagtcatgattcgacacaaaagattcataacgctttgaagcttcctgaagcagtgttttgaaaacagccatcactatataaatcgttattttgttgttgtttttttcgcaccaaaaatattctcgtcactttataatattaacattgaaccactgtactcacatgaactgatttaaatatgtttttagtacattaatggatcttgagagaggaaatgtcattgctggctatgctggcctcactgagccatcggatttcaactaaaatatcttcatttgtgttcagaagattaacaaaggcattacgggtgtggaatggcatgagggtgagtaataaatgacagaattttcatttttgggtgaactaaccctttaaatatcttAAGTTTTCTTACTACTTCTTATTAGTAAATTGTAGTGTAAGCTAACTACTTTTTCAAAAGGGTAGATTGACTTATGAGTAGCTTGACAAGCTACAAAGTAGCTTCTCCCATATTAAAAGATGCTCAAttgctgatttatttatttatttatttttatcatacAGCTTTCCTGATTAAACCACATCTCTTCCTATAATGTATTTAAACTCACTGTCTTTGTGCTGCACAGAAAGAACTGGGCCAAAAGGATCGACTtctgcagcagcaacagcagaaGCTGGATGAGGCACTGCGCAagctgacagacagcagcagccGGCAGGTACAACATCAAACAGAATCTGCAGGCTCAACTATTGCAGCAGCTGTGTAGGAGTTCAGCTGCATGCTGGGAATGGAAATGCAGGATAGTTATTGCTTTCCTAACAGAAGCAGCAAGATGGATAATGTCACGATTTAACATCATAAAAATTTTAACTCACCCAGAGTTAAAAAGGTTTGGGCTAGTTGATGGAACCGACACGCATAGCCAAGTCAATTCAGTTTGCACATGCATAGAGCTTCTATGTACAAGTACAAAAAGAGTGAGGGGGTGGAAAGGAGAGCCTGTTATTACctctaaaaactgctagatGGTTTTGAAATCTTAACATAATGGTGTGAGACATGATGCAACAGAATTGTTGTTCCTGTGTGAATAAAATCCTCCTTATAGATGGTATGAGGACCAGGAGGTCATTTGTTTATGAATTTATGCATGTCAAGTAAAATGTACAGCTATTATTgcaaattaacatttaattttaacaaaacTATATAAAAGTTTAACTTAAAACTAAATGATTTATTCTACATTTGTCTCGTTcataaatattagaatatttatgCCCAGCCTAAAGAAAAATCCTTATTGTTGAGCCCTAATGACTAACCTGTTTAGCTCATTATGTAGCTGAAGACTCCTGCACTTGTTTTTCTAGCACGGTTGTGTGTAAAAGAGAATGTCTCTGTGTTTCTCAGGCTTGCCTGCAGAGGGAGCTGGAGCACAAGGAGAGTATTCTCAAAGAGTTAATGAGCCATGACACTGAGGTAATGCATCTAAAAATATTAGACAATTTTCCCCACAGCTGTTTGTTTTCACACATTGCAGAGTATATTTAGTGTTTCCATTAATCATTAAAGTTTCAAGTTAAGACTTGTCTTTTGTTTCAGCTTCCTTGCTCGCAAAACAATGGCTACTCGCACCCACCAGTCACATCAAAACCACACCATGGGGTAAATAAGCCTTACACCTTTTttcaattatataatattatatagagAGAGCTTATGTAATTGTGTCTCTGTAGGCCGAGGAGCTGCAGTTAGTAAGAGATGCTCTGCGTAGTCTGAGGAACAGCTTTGGAGGTCACGACCCTCAGCATCACACTCTGGACACCCTTGAGCAAGGTGTGGCCAGCCTGATGGATCGCCTCTATGACCTGGAAACACGGCACAAACAGGAAAGGAGGGTACGAGGAATGTTCTTTCTCACACAGCGGGTTTTGCACCCGATCTACTTTGTCCCAGAATTCTTTGGTTTTAAAACAATTTGTTTCTTTGTAGACCCGAGGCAAATCTCCAGGACATAAAGCATCTCACTCAGATCGAGACTCCTGGCCTCCTACTTCCAGTAAGCACACATCCTAATCCCAAAACAGGGAATGACAGGACTAAGAGGAACAATGTGAATTTGACC comes from Chanodichthys erythropterus isolate Z2021 chromosome 22, ASM2448905v1, whole genome shotgun sequence and encodes:
- the dixdc1b gene encoding dixin-A, with amino-acid sequence MIASLSKGNLLDVLQEGPNEQQLAAYVSWVNAQLRKKPGLNPVSDLRQDLRDGVVLAHLIEIVAGELLDGIHYVPRDDQEKKQNVEKVLQFVSSKRIRMPQTSARDIVEGNLKSAMRLILALAAHFKPSASASHRAGASVGRSSTGSSANHRPHSTMAMAQNAAAALAAARQDAARPGRSVFHLRQEWSRGCSGEEDSENPCWSVRALVQQYEGQKGTSEEETGARSTGLSSPSPTHSPKDSVSLSDVKAGLLDTLCREKTIKSEDTVKLALCDQAIVSGHDGPAGDFTWEDKLCEQQEQLEREMQEARKMVSSLQALLLHGSLPEDEQEVSLSLGEGVENAEQQLVVIRSRLDQSMEESQDLKRELLRFKQEARNLQGVKDALQQRMAVQESSVLQLKQELLRTGMAKDELAGQNAELQRKLEERSRILSEYKKELGQKDRLLQQQQQKLDEALRKLTDSSSRQACLQRELEHKESILKELMSHDTELPCSQNNGYSHPPVTSKPHHGAEELQLVRDALRSLRNSFGGHDPQHHTLDTLEQGVASLMDRLYDLETRHKQERRTRGKSPGHKASHSDRDSWPPTSKIAHSHSSPALNSSACTKVLYFTDRSLTPFMFNIPKRLGEVTLRDFKDALDREGNYRYHFKALDPEFGTVKEEVFLDDAVVPGWEGKIVAWVEEDHGQRGYCMHLYRWHPHLFLTSLSSLSLSLLHRT